The segment CGTCAGTCGAAGTCCACTTTGGGTCGCTGATCACGGCGAGCAGCTGCAGGTGTTATACCTTTCTGAGGTGGAGCATTGTTCGTCCACACACGGCGCTCTCTCCCCAGAAAAGATGGCGGCTCTCAAGAGGAAGGTTGGAGCCCAGAGAGCCAGAGAGCCGGTGACAAACGCCACTGCCGTGAAGCCGAAGGTGGACAACACAAAGCTGTAGCTGCAGGAAAAGATCGGAATTACAGAAACCATTTATGGTCAGtcccagtgcatgctgggagctCGGAGCTCTCCAACGCGCTGCTGACGACTCATTTCCGTTCAGTAATTGTTCCACAATGACTCAGACTTCTAACACTCAGTGACTGTAAACGCTGCAAGATTCAGAAATGATGCTGCAGGTTGTTGCACTCAGACATGATGCAGTTGTGGTGTTGCAtaatacacaacaacacaactaatGGAAAGTGTCGACGTGATAAACTGGAAACTGAGTGTCAcgtgtgaaatataaaaactgtaGATGACACAGCTTCGTCACGGAACTAGAGTTCCAGAAACCAGGCCAGGTCCCCGTGAATCAAACTAAGTTTCAATAACGAGTAAACGTCTGAAAGTaagaacaagacaaaaaaactgaatctgaCTGAACCGAGAACAAAGAAGATGAACTTACTTCTTGCTGAGAGCCAGCAGGTCTGTGAGCCAGCTGGTCCGGTCCAGGTGATGGTCCTGCTGAGCTTCGATGGCTCCTCGTTTGGGCTCCTTGACCacgaacagcagcagcagcacggcCACCAGCCCCAGAGCTGGAGTCACCTGGAGGACGGAGGGACAGGTGTGTTCTTCCATTGAACGCAGAATAAAAGGGTTCATTCGAACGAGGTGGGCGGCTCCAATCGGACTCACCCTCAGAGCCCAGTGCCAGTTCTTCGCTGCATTACTGACTTGTGAGCCAACGATGTATCCGAGACCGCTGAGAGCGGACAGAGCAGAGAGTGAGACCGGACCAACAGGAGTCCTCCTAACAAAACTTCTACTTTCAGAAAATAAGATGTTCCTTTACAGCTCCTGATTTTTACTGCTGACTTCTCTTAAGGATCAGCTGGAAATCGTAAGAATGGAGAAACATTTTGATGCCAATGACGAAATATCGCAAAAGAAATAAGATTCttttttcacttcctgcttggaaatgaggaaatgagCGACACTGCGAATGTTCTGGGAACACGAATCGACTCAGCGTTTTCTCTGACCTGCCCACCGGGATGGCGAAGTAAAAGATAGAGAGCATGGTTGTCCTCTTGCCCTTCACGTAGAGGTCAGCGATGATGGTGGGGGCGATGGTGGAGTAACTGGCCTCCCCGACTCCGACCAGGCCTCGAGTCAACAGCAGGGCCCAGAAGTGCTGCAGGAACAGGAAGAGTCAGCCTCAGACCTCACACGTCACTCTGACGTCACGTTGATCAGGAAGGAAATGTCTCACCTCTTTGGGAGTGTAAGAGCTGGCGAGCGTCACCAAGGACCAGAACGAAATTCCAAAGCTCATGATGATCTTCCTGTTGTACCTGTCGCCCAGGTAGCCAAATAACGGAGCCAGAAACATGTAGCTGCAGATAAAaactaccaaaataaaacaaaccttAAATGAGCTTCGCTCTCTCAGAAAGCTGCCGTCTCATAAAACTCAGATCAGCATCACGACGGTCAACCTCACCAGTTTGAAGTAAACCTGATGTCCCATCATCGATCTGAAAATAATGCTCGATGTCTGGGAGGACGCCTGCAGGGGGCCACACACATCAACACGAATCAGACATTTACTGTTTGGATCAAGAGGCCGTATGATTGGCTGCTGTGCGGCAGGTGAGGTGCTGTACCTGCCACAGTGAACCTGTCCATGTAGTTGAGCAGGTTGATGTAGCAGAGGATGAGGACGGTCAGCAGGGCTCGGACACTGGACACCCCGCTGGGCGACTCCTCCTGCGGCTGCCGACCCTCCGCCGCGGCCCCGCCCTGCTCCTCCGGACCCTCCACCTCGCTGTCATCAGACAGGAAGGGGGCCGAGTCTGATGTGGGTTCGCTGTGAGACATGGCCGCCCTGAAGAGGAGGACCAAGGTCATTAATCTTCATCAAACGGAACGTCTGATGTCACTAAACCGCTGCTCTCTTTCATGTTTCTAAAGTCAAACCTTCATTATACACGACTGCATTTCAAGAATTcagttaaaaaaggaaaaactgcaaACAGTGAAGCTTTAGGAGAcaacacttcctcttcctggttTTTACAGGAAGATATCTGCTGTCTGTAGTCGTGCAGCTCCACAGAGTCACTCATTACCTGAAAAACAGCTGCGAACCCTGAAGAGcatgagaagaggaagaggaggagaaagaaatgagaagCCAAGACGCACATGACCGAGTGAAACCAGAGTCCCGTGGCTAAACAACATGTGGGCCTCTGCAGGAATGATTTCTGACCATAGTCCAGATTCGCTGATGTGACGATCACTCAGAgacaaaatgtctttcaaacAAGTAAGGTCTCGCCATCACAGGAGGAAGTCACTGattcagagcagctcagacgTTCATTTAGGATTCAGaagaaaactttgttttttattttggtagaaaagaatttttaaatgcttttaagACAGAACTATGTTTAGGAAAACTAAAATGATTAGAAATACAGCCATAACAATAATGATCCAACACTGCAGTTTCTAACCTGAATGAAATGTATGTTAACAGCTTTTAAAAGGTAAAGAATACATTAAGTTTTTTTATTATGGAGAGGCAGTAATGATTATGTTAGATTATGGGCCAATCCTGAGTGACGACacgcagacagagagaagataCTCAGtgtttttgacctttgacctttggtcCATCAGTAAACTCGGCTCACTGATAACTGATCCAACGTTATTCTGCTGCCACGCTCACATTTAATCGACCCAAATAAGCTCCCACTGTTATTAATAAGAAGTTCATGTGAGCGGCTGCATATAATATTACTGTTGGAGCTGCTGAACCAGACacgttcattttatttattaggaAATCTAACAGATGTTAATGTTTATTTCCAAAGACAGAAGAAGGTTTCCACCTCAGATTTTATGGGTTCATTTTCTAAAAACATTCCCAGTCCAGTTTTAGATTCTGAGCAGTGGAACATGGAACTTCTTGACTTGTCAGGATTTGGTGGATAAGACTGaagctttttctttcactgaatATCAAACTCATTTTAACGTAGTGCGGCGTCAgaacagctgttgttgtttacctgATGGGACGAATCCGGGCTGGCGCTTCTTCTCTTCCGTCTCAGACTGTCCCGGGTCAGGCTCGGCCTAGTCCCGGTCCATCAGAGAGCCCCCGTCAGCACCGAGCACCGGAACAGACACCCGACAAACACCGGCTGTTTACCGAGCACGACTTCAGCAGCGACGTCTCTCCACCGCCGCCATGTTGGATCCCGAGGACTTCCGGTCCGCAGCTCACGTGAATTGAACGTCAGAAAGTCACGCGATCGGACGGAACCGATCTGAAGAAcgactgctgctgtttggtggtttgtttgtgtctgactgTGAATTAAAAAGCTTCACAACGTGTGCAGTTGTGCTGTCGATCATCTGTCCTGATtgtgtcttctttcatttacattttttatttgtattgttttcagtgtttattcTTTTTGGAGCCTTCTTTGTCTTCacataaaacattatttaattcgtattttcacagtaaaaaacacaacatatgaaaaatgatacacagacacaaaagtaTTCAAAcaggtttttaaattttttatcaagtctaaaaacaacatttacagtaaattcactatacaaacaaaataacagaaatatcaaaccaaagtgtttgtgttcactttgCAAACAATAGAAGCTATGAAACAGATTTACAGGTTTAAATCCAAACTTCGATGATGTCACCGTCCTCCATGTCCAGCTGAGCCGGCGTCTGGCTGTGCACCACCTTGGAGCCGTCAAAGTGGAAGCGGACCTTTCTCTGAGCGCTGGGAGACATCTTGGACAGGTACTGGGAGAAGATGGGGCCGAGCGGCGCGtcctgaaataaacaaagaatcGTGATGCGTTCGAGTGCTGCAGATGAGATAAACACAGATGTGGTGGTaaaaagagaagagacaaaCTTTGCTCAAAGAAAATTCTTGTGAAGAGTCTCTGTCTTTGCCCTGCAGTCGCACAGTGATGATGCTGTCGACGGCGGCCGCTTTGTTTTTATCCTCAGCTGTCATGACGACACAATCTGTACAACAACACGACAGAAAGATTTGGAGTTACTCCCTTCGGCCCTCAGTGGTCCGAATGGTGCTGTAAGTTCGCCACAGCCAACAGTGAGAAGCTGCTGTTAAGACACAGCAGTCATCATCAGAGCtattctgtctttattctgtcaacacaataaactcagaccaacttctcctcactggcatcagaaacatacaggactgatccagagactgtGACAGCTCGGCCTCTGAATGAGACGCTGTGATGgatcattcaaaaaaaaaaaaaaccctaaacaGCTGACGCTGAACTTACTAACCGATGATGTCAGCGATGCCAAGGCCGAGTTCGCTGACAGTCGAGTCTGTCGGTAACTCAACATCATCCCTCAGGAGCAGGATGCGAGGGGGCGGGACCTTAAGGATGACGGACAGCTGGGCCAACACATCGCTCAAAGGCGTCGactaaaaacaaaccaatactATAAATGACACGTAAAAAAGGATGCAATGTTAAATTCAACTTGTGAGGTTTGACGTTGACGCACAGACAGCACGTGGATCTTATGGACATCTGTTCGGCAGCGGATCTTGAGGGGGATCTCCCGGATTGAGGAGCTGTACGATGAACTAAGAGAGTGTGAGTTAGGGCTCattatgatgacatcatcatcctgctcctcctcaaCCACTGGAGAGCGGCAGCGTCTGGACCTGGTCCTGCCCCTGCCCTGATGCTCCGGAGACAGGAGAGAGTTCACCGCCTGAAGCCTCCTGTCGATCTCACTGaggaacaggaaacaaacagcaaatgttCCGATTCTGAATAAAACTGCAGTTCACAAACTAACAGATGGCACTAGTCTGAACTGACAATCCAGACTCACCTGATCTTCTTCTTGACCTGTCTGGACTGCTTCTGGACCGGACTCTCGGGAGGTGGTGGAGACGGGCTGCGGATCTCTTGTCTGGAATAAACACAGACGAGTGTTAAATCCATGAGTGAATCAGTTCTTGGGGGAGGACGAGTATCAGATGTAACCTGTAGACTGATTTTGACGCTGCTTTAAAGCCAGTTGTCTGGATCTGGGCCTGAACTTTACTACCTACAGTTTGTTGTCTTGTGCTTTGCTCTTCATGTGTTCTACTTCGTCCTCCTCTGAGTCGCTGAGGGTGATGATGGCTGTCCTTTCTTCAGATGAAAACTGTGACCACAAACTGTCATCTGCACCGTCGTCTGGTCACAGAAAGAACACAATGACCAACGTCATTAAAGCCACACTCggtttcattattttcattatttgagtttgttaaaattttgtttttaccttCGTAGTCTTTTTCTGTAGATTCAGGAGTCATTGGCTTCAGCCGCAGACTGCTGCTCACCTGGAAGTAAAAACACTGCGGTGACTCAGGAGGACACGCCGTCTGAAAAACTTCTCTCAGCTAAGATCGGCCTGTTTACCTTGTTGGAGTAGATCGGCACCGGGACGATGGCTGATGGGTCCAGGATGCGTCTGCGTTTGGGTTGAGGCTTCGCAGCCTGAACGGCTGTATCTGACACCTGAGACACAGAGCGGGAAACTGAGCTGGTCACAAACACTTGAAGAAACCGACCGTCTGCTGTGGTGTGGGAACAAATTCATGTCTCCATCAGCCACAAGATGCAACTCTGAATATGTAATTCTATCTGTGGCTGAATGAACCTGTAAACAGAGCCTTTTATTCTAACTTCTCATAAAAAAGACAACTACTTgttgtttcatcatgtttttggTTATTCTTTTcaagaataaatatataatctCCACAACAAGCTGCAGAATCTGTTCTGATACAGTTTAATctgcaatgaaaataaagatggagCTTTTCTCTTACTCTTATTCAGAGGAACATTTGAATAGGTGAAAATATAACACATTAAAAGTATTTCGTCAGAGATCAGACTCATTTGATAGAAGATGGTCATTACTAGTACGAGCAATGCCGGATTGCAGTAACCTCCAACCCCCcccttttaatttcttttcttttttacttttaataggAGTGAATGTCCTTCCTTGTTTGTATTGTTGTTAACCTCACCTGTAAGGAGTACTCGTATTCTGTATTATTATTGATCTTACTTGAAAGATACAGAGactttgtattgtatttttttgcatttgaaaagtACTCATATAGTCAACAAGAAAGGGAGgcaggaaagaagaaaatagacTTTAAAAGAACTTCTATATAATACACATCCCCTCTATGAGAGTTTGTTGagtttttatgtatgtatatttgacaaataaaaataagtaaaaacaacaaaaaaaaagtatttcgTCTCTAATTTTCTGGACTcagaaaattataaaataaaaaatcaattaaaagtGAAGTTGTTGAAAAAAGTTTGACTCTGTTCTGATGGGTAAAAGTGAGTAAATCAGTTAAATTAAACAGCTTTTGTTGTTCAAATTAACACGAATTCAAACTGAAAGTGAAAGCAGCACTGGCTGCTGACCccgggcttttattttgaagaggtCAAACTAACGTTGCTAACGGATGCTAACGGAGAGTTAACGTCTCTGTTGGAGCTTTAAACTGTTTCCTTCAGCTTCACTGCTCCGCTCTTCACCTCCCCTCTCATGAGATTCCCGTTGAGGCTCTCATTCGTGCCTCCTCTGGCCGTCTAAAAGTGGGATTTGGGGTTAAAAACAGCGGATCTGTCGCTCACCGATTCGGCCATGACGCCTGCTCCAGCCGCGCTGCCTGCTGCCTTCACGGACTGTGGGATTTCTCACCGAGCCTATTCACGGAGAGGTGGTTATTGTTGCCTTCGGGTGCTGTGGGACGTCAGACAACAGCCGAGGCTCCCACCACGTTTGTGAATGAGCGAAGTAAACTTTAAAGTTATACACCTTTGTAATAAATATATGCTGTTTATtctgccccccaaaaaattcaGCTGCAAACTTATATCGGAACTCTCTATTTTCTCCTTCGCCTTTTTTGCCTACCTTTTGTCCCTTGCGGCGATCCGTCGGACTCCATGGTAACGCTGCAGCAGCTGTTAGCTAACCTCGGATCGTTTGCGGtgataaaattaaacattttctttgtctgctttgAATAATAACACAAAGAATGAGACTGGACTTTAAaccaacatgtgtgtgtttttaagaagaGGACGGACGGTTTCCGGTGAGACAACTGATTTAGCATCACCGTCGTTTCCGTCTGATTGTTGTCCAGTTAAACTTTctgcacatttaaatatttaacttgAATACTTGAAGCCGACTTTACTGCCAACAGATGATTTCCCACAGCGAAGGAGAGTTGTGTTCATCTGACCCTGAGAGTAATAAAGACAAACCTGATGAAGTTATAAACTGAAGTTCAACACAGAAGCTGCAAACGTTAAAAGAAAGCATCCTAATAAAGAAGTGATGCTCTGTTTTCTTAGTTTTTGTGGTTATAAACGGAACACCTTTTGCTTTATACTGAAGAAGTTTGAAGATGttggaaaaacagacacacaacattcacaaagatgttttgacaaaatgatgaaaaacagtgaaaatgatttACTGTGTTTGAATCCTGATGGAACTTCGCCACATGTGAACATCTCCAGCTCAGTTTGTGATGACAATCAGCCAGCATGTTTTAACAGTATGCCTTTGTTTCCCGTTAGAAGCCCAGAGATGTGAGCTTTGAGACGTTTCAGATGTCATCTGAGGAGGAAACGACGCAGGTGAGAAATCCCTCATTGATGAGAAAACCTTCTCGGCCATTCTCGGTTCTGTGCAGCTCTccactttgctgctgttgttggtcAGGTGCTGCAGGTCTGGGAGCTGGCCATCCCTCTCCCCGCCGTGATGATAATCATTGTCAGTTTCTACATGATGGCTCTGGGCATTGGACTGTGGATACGACTCTGCCTCAAGGTTGGTGCTGGAAAGAGCTTCAGTTCAGGTGCAGTTACACAGAGCAGGGAAGCCTTCCGCTTCTTCCAACTGCAGTTTGTGAAGCACACTGCTTCCTGGTAAAAGCTTTAAAGTTGGAGGCTGGAAGGCGTTCAGTTTTGTTTCCTCTAACGTTAGCAGCACACGAATGAACCACTGCGGTGTGTGTGAGTTATTGTTTTCCTCCAACAGGATCACTGCTCCTCAgactcctgctcctgctgcacagACATCTCTCTCTGTGAGCAATGCTTCAAAGTGGCTGAAAGGTGCAACTGTAATCTGCCAACTTTGCACTCGTGTGTTTCCAAAATGTGTCCTACTCTGGATGTAAGTGAAAAGGCTcaaagtagttttttttcccatacaGACGATGTTGTTGCACCTCTACGCTCCAAAGTCAGCGTGTTATCGACCAATTATTTCTTATCCTCAGTGTGAGAAATGGGACTGTGCCTGCACCTGCCAGCCTCCTGAGTGTGAGTCCTGCAACTGTCTTTGCTTCGAGATCCGGATCAAGTAGAAGACCAGGACTCAGGTACACTGATGCTGAAGTTGGCTTATTGACTATAACTTCTAATACAGTCTAATTCCCACAtttagaatagaatagaatagaatagaatcctttattgtcactgttcacattgtcaccaacattaactgtgaaaatatgcttagcagctccacatggcagcgagaaagaaaaacaagaaaaacacaaaagcgcgatatctcaataaaaacaatataaaatataaaatatagaatataaaataagtatttccaaggtatgataaatacgggaatggttatgataaatatgggaatgggtatgataaatacgggaaacagtgtatactgtagtgcaaaagagtttacattatggcaatgtcattatttacagcaggtaGGTGTCTTTGGGGGGGAAGGGATATTGCACTTGGTAGTGAGTGTGGCCATTGTCAGtctttgggtgggggtgggggtggggtgatgGCTTTGACggcctgggggaagaagctGTTAATGAGTCTTGTAGTTCTGGCTTTGAGAGAGCGGTATCTCTTTCcatgggggagggggcagaataGGGGATAACCGGGGTGTAAGGgatctgtgctgatgtttctgGCCTTCTTTTTCAGTCGGCCAGCGTAAGTGTCTCTGAGGGGGGGAAGTGTGGTCCCAATAATTGTCTCCGCCGTCCTCGCCACCCGCTGCAGGTCCTTCCTGTCCTTGGCTGTGCAGCTGGTGGACCACACTGTACA is part of the Echeneis naucrates chromosome 8, fEcheNa1.1, whole genome shotgun sequence genome and harbors:
- the nfatc2ip gene encoding NFATC2-interacting protein; the encoded protein is MAESVSDTAVQAAKPQPKRRRILDPSAIVPVPIYSNKVSSSLRLKPMTPESTEKDYEDDGADDSLWSQFSSEERTAIITLSDSEEDEVEHMKSKAQDNKLQEIRSPSPPPPESPVQKQSRQVKKKISEIDRRLQAVNSLLSPEHQGRGRTRSRRCRSPVVEEEQDDDVIIMSPNSHSLSSSYSSSIREIPLKIRCRTDVHKIHVLSSTPLSDVLAQLSVILKVPPPRILLLRDDVELPTDSTVSELGLGIADIIDCVVMTAEDKNKAAAVDSIITVRLQGKDRDSSQEFSLSKDAPLGPIFSQYLSKMSPSAQRKVRFHFDGSKVVHSQTPAQLDMEDGDIIEVWI
- the spns1 gene encoding protein spinster homolog 1, which translates into the protein MSHSEPTSDSAPFLSDDSEVEGPEEQGGAAAEGRQPQEESPSGVSSVRALLTVLILCYINLLNYMDRFTVAGVLPDIEHYFQIDDGTSGLLQTVFICSYMFLAPLFGYLGDRYNRKIIMSFGISFWSLVTLASSYTPKEHFWALLLTRGLVGVGEASYSTIAPTIIADLYVKGKRTTMLSIFYFAIPVGSGLGYIVGSQVSNAAKNWHWALRVTPALGLVAVLLLLFVVKEPKRGAIEAQQDHHLDRTSWLTDLLALSKNYSFVLSTFGFTAVAFVTGSLALWAPTFLLRAAIFSGERAPCVDEQCSTSESLIFGIITCVTGVLGVASGVQVSRQLRKKTSRADPLVCAAGLLLSAPFLYLAIVFAEASTIATYVFIFFGETFLSMNWAIVADILLYVVVPTRRSTAEALQIVISHLLGDAGSPYLIGVVSDSLKKTDSFLWQFRSLQLSLLLCSFVAVVGGAFFLATALFIEQDRHRAENYDPTEDQPIVVPKSGRSTRVPVSSVLI